In Pseudomonas saponiphila, the genomic stretch CCTTTTGTACCCTGGTGGGTATTTTCATCGGTGAGCTGCTGGGCAAATTGATCGGCGTGCCGGCCAATGTCGGCGGGGTCGGCATTGCCATGCTGCTGTTGATCGGCTTGGGCAGCTACCTGCACAAGCGCGGGCTGTTCGCCGGCAAGTCCGAGCAGGGCGTGGAGTTCTGGGGCGCGGTGTACATCCCCATCGTGGTGGCCATGGCCGCGCAGCAGAACGTCTACGGCGCGCTCAAGGGCGGGCCGATGGCGATTCTCGCGGGCACTCTGGCGGTGGTGATCGCCTTCGCCCTGGTGCCGGTGCTGGTGCGCCTCGGCAACAAGGCGCCAGATGCGGCCGTTGCTCAGAAAACAGCGGGGTAAGGGCCATGTACGAATCGATGATGAAGGTCATTACCGGCTACGGGCTGATCAGCGGTTTCGCGGTGATCGGGATCACCATGTGGGTGTCATACTGGATCTCCAACACCTTTACCAAGGGCCGCCTGCACGGCTCGGCCATCGCCATTCTTTTGGGGCTGGTGCTGTCCTACGTGGGTGGCGCCTTCACCGGCGGGCAGAAGGGCGTGGTGGACATTCCGCTGCTGTCGGGCATCGGCCTGCTGGGCGGGGCCATGCTGCGGGATTTTGCGATTGTCGCCACGGCCTTCGGGGTCAGTGTCGAGGAGCTCAAGCGCGCCGGGTTCGTCGGGGTGCTGGCACTGTTTGTCGGGGTCGGCTCGTCCTTTGTCGCCGGGGTCGGGGTGGCCATGGCCTTTGGTTATACCGATGCGGTGAGCCTGACCACCATCGGCGCCGGAGCGGTGACCTACATCGTTGGGCCGGTGACCGGTGCGGCGATTGGCGCCAGCTCCGAAGTCATGGCACTGTCGATTGCGGCGGGGTTGATC encodes the following:
- the madM gene encoding malonate transporter subunit MadM, which translates into the protein MYESMMKVITGYGLISGFAVIGITMWVSYWISNTFTKGRLHGSAIAILLGLVLSYVGGAFTGGQKGVVDIPLLSGIGLLGGAMLRDFAIVATAFGVSVEELKRAGFVGVLALFVGVGSSFVAGVGVAMAFGYTDAVSLTTIGAGAVTYIVGPVTGAAIGASSEVMALSIAAGLIKAILVMVMTPFVAPLIGLNNPRSAVIFGGLMGTSSGVAGGLAATDPKLVPYGCLTAAFYTALGCLLGPSLLFLLMRGLLGG
- the madL gene encoding malonate transporter subunit MadL, which gives rise to MIIYGVAFLAFCTLVGIFIGELLGKLIGVPANVGGVGIAMLLLIGLGSYLHKRGLFAGKSEQGVEFWGAVYIPIVVAMAAQQNVYGALKGGPMAILAGTLAVVIAFALVPVLVRLGNKAPDAAVAQKTAG